CATAGCTTCCAAGGCTGCTGGGAAGTTTATTCCTTCAGGATCTTCCTTAGACGCTGCAAGTTTAATATTACTCTCAAGTCCGGCCACTTTCTTATAGTCACCGTCTGCCAGGCTCAACTCAACATTCTGCACATCCTTAGGAATGGCAAGTTCGTCATAGCCAGGAAAGTTATCTTTGTTGTAGTCGCAACTTGCCAAAAACAGCAAAGATGCACACATGCTAAATACTATATTTTTTTTCATAATCTGTCTTGGTTTAGAAATTGAACTTCAATCTTACAGAATAGGTACGACCGAAACCATAAAGTACACGCGTAGCACTCTCCCAATCGTGGGTACTACCATCACGAGCATCTGCAATGTATTCCTGATCGAGGACATTGTTTACATTTCCACTCAGAGTAGCACGTATTTTTCCAAAATCAAATGTATAGCCTGCACTTAAATCGAATGTGCTATAGGATGGAATCTTCCAAGGACTACCAATTACATAAGGCTCATTTTGCGTTGCAACGTTGGCATTGATATCATAATCGGCAAAGTTACGTGAGAAGAAGTTCCAGTCTACTCCCAAACGCAGACCTTTCATCGGACGTACACCTAAGCCTAAAGCAGCTGTAGTCTGTGCCGAACCACCCACAGAAACATTATCCATATCAATCTTATATTGATACTGTTCTGCATTTGCCATATCAGTCACTACATCACCACGAGTATTTTGCAACATTTGACCTTGTGAGTCAAACAGGTATCCGGAAGCTACACCGCCCCAACGCCAGTCGCCCCAAGAAAACATACCCGTAATATCCAACCAATTCAAAGGTTTGGCTACAAAATCAAATTCCACACCCCAGTGGTCAGCATTAGCACCGGTCATGTTCATCGCCCAACGCAAACCGTCGGCTGTCGTACCACTATCGTAAAGGGCTTTATCCATCCAACGAGTATAGTAACCATTCAAATTAGCAGTGAAAAAACGGCTGCGGTAACCATATCCTAACTCGAACGACATAATTTTTTCGTTCTTGGCATCCGGGTTACGGTCATGTGAAGTCTGTGAATTGATGAAAGAAGTATCAAACATCGGCGCACGGTTAATGTAACCTGCATTCACGAAAACATTATGATTTTCGGTCAAGTTATAGTTAGCACCTCCCTTGATGTTTCCACCCAGATAATTCTTGGTTGAAGACTTAGCCTTATCTTTACTATAATACATGCGGTCATAACGCCAATAGCCGGTATTTGAAGCACCACCGGAAATAAAGGCACTCAACTTATCCTGATTGTATTCCAACTGTGCAAATACACCTTCATACATAACGAAGCCATCATAATCACGACGCAACACATCGCCCACATTCAATTTCTGATTTATATAAGCAGAGTTGCCACCCACGGCCGGATTATTTTCTGCCGTAACATTCTTTCTATTGTAAGAATCAATAAAATAAGTACCGCCAAAAAGGTCTGTCAGAATATCCTGGTGCAAGCCTTTGTAATAACGAAAATCAATACCTCCATAGAAATCAAAATTTTCACCGAATTTTGTAGTATATGTAGAGAGTAAGCCATACCAGAGATGGTTGTTCATCATCTTACTCATTACCATTTTGGAACCGTTAGTACTTTCGGCATTCATTGTTTCAACAGCATCATAGTCAAAAGTTCCATCCGGACGACGGAATTGCGTATTTACCAAACCGTTTGTAGAACCATACCATGAGTTAGCATAGGTGCTGTCACCCGTACCTCTATAGCCGTCGCCACGACCGATAGATACATAAAGAGCAGTACTTAAACTTGATTTCTGGTCAATCTGCCACAAGTGATTCAAAGAAATCTGTGGTTTGTGATAAGAGTTTCTAGAAGAGTTATAAGACTGTCCGTGGCGATAGCCAAAAGTAGAGTTATACTTATAAGGACTATCTTCGCCCATATACTGTTTTACACGCTGCCATTCTTTAATGGATAAACCATTCTGATTGCTGCGCTGGTTATGCCACTGAGGAGCACCAAAAGCGGTCAAAGACAACTGGTGGTTGTCATTAAAGCGTTTAGCAATACTAACGAACCAAGTATATCCTTCAAACTCTGTACCTTGTATATATCCGTCACCCCAAGTCTTGGCTCCCAGCAAGGAGAATGCCCACCCGTCTTTAGACAAACCGGAAGAAAGATTAAACAGAATTTTGTTATAACCATCATTACCCATAGCGTAGGAAACAGAACCACCCTTCTTAGCTTCGGTAGTTTTAGTAATAATATTAATAGAACCACCTACTGCCGGAGAAGCAACCTTGGCAGCACCCAAACCACGTTGTACCTGAATGCTCCGGGTAACATCGGACAAACCTGACCAGTTTGACCAATATACCTTGTTATTCTCCATACCGTTCATGGGCACACCATTAACCATCATAGCAGAGTTTTCACTCTTGAAACCACGAATATTAATCTTACTATCCCCAAAGCCACCACCGTCTTTAGTAGCATATATACCCGGAGTAGATTTCAAGATTTCAGGAAATTCCTGTGTACCTAATTTTTCTTCTATAAAAACCGGATCAATAGTAGATACGGCTACTGGAGTTTTACGGGCAACTGCTATAGACGAAGTAATCGTAACGTCCGCCAGCATCACAGCATCCGGTTCCATCTTGATAGTACCCAAATCAACAGAAGCACCCTTCTGTGTTATTTTCTTCTTGAGGTCTTTGAAACCTACATACTTGAACACCAATGTCCCACCTTGAGCAACACTTTGCTTAAAATAACCATCAATGTCAGTCACAGTTCCTTGTGAAGTGCCTTCTACCATAACAGCAGCGCCCACTAACGGCTCGCCTGTTTCCGAGTCAACAAGCTGCCCCCTCACTGTAGTCTGGGCAAATGCCGCAGCACTGAATACAGACAGCACAGCCACTAACAGGAAATGAATTAGATGTTTTTTCATACTTCTGTTTTTTGTTAATTAAAAGTGTTAATTAATTATTAAATACTGTTTTAAGACGCAAATATAATTAATAAGATTTAGATTTGTATTACATTTCTGCTACAAAATTTCAGAGTAGATAGGAGTTATTGAGACTTTTTATAACAATAAAGCCCTACAAGTTTTTTGCAGGGCTTTCTATTTGTCATCAAAATATAATTTATACTATCAGATTCTCACTGTTATCAGTCATTCATCAGCTTTCTATAACGAACACGGGTAGGTTCTTCTTTTCCTAAACGTTTCTGTTTATTTTCCTCATATTCTGAATAAGAACCTTCGAAATAGAAGACATTGGAGTCTCCTTCGAACGCAAGAATGTGAGTACAAATACGATCGAGGAACCAACGGTCGTGACTGATGATTACAGCACATCCGGCAAAATCTTCAAGACCTTCTTCAAGAGCACGAAGGGTATTTACATCTATGTCATTGGTAGGTTCGTCCAGCAAGAGTACGTTGCCTTCCTCTTTCAATGCCATAGCAAGATGCAGGCGATTGCGTTCACCACCGGAAAGTACGCCGCAGAGTTTTTCCTGATCGCCACCGGAGAAATTGAAACGCGAAAGATACGCACGGGCATTAATATCGCGACCGCCCATACGAATCAGCTCCGTACCACCGGAGATTATCTGATAAACACTCTTGTTCGGATCAATATCACTATGCTGCTGGTCTACATAAGCCACCTTTACGGTCTCTCCTACTTCAAACTCACCTTTATCTACAGTTTCCAATCCCATAATCAGACGGAACAGCGTAGTTTTACCGGCACCGTTAGGACCGATAACACCAACGATACCATTGGGGGGAAGCATGAAGTTGAGATCATCGAACAGTAACTTATCACCATAGGCCTTAGCCACATGTTTCGCTTCGATAACTTTATTACCAAGACGCGGACCATTGGGAATGAAGATTTCCAGTTTCTCTTCCTTCTCCTTGATGTCTTCGTTCATCAATTTATCGTAAGAGTTCAAACGTGCTTTTCCTTTTGCCTGACGTGCCTTAGGGGCCATGCGTACCCAATCCAACTCACGTTCCAATGTTTTACGGCGCTTACTGGCTGTCTTTTCCTCCATTTCCATACGCTTGGTCTTCTGCTCCAGCCAGCTGGAGTAGTTACCCTTCCAAGGAATACCTTCACCACGGTCTAATTCAAGAATCCAGCCTGCTACATGATCAAGGAAATAACGGTCGTGAGTAACAGCAATTACTGTACCTTCGTATTGTTGTAAATGTTGCTCCAACCAATCGATAGATTCAGCATCAAGGTGGTTGGTAGGCTCATCCAGCAACAGTACGTCAGGCTTCTGCAACAGCAGGCGACAGAGTGCCACACGACGGCGTTCACCTCCAGAAAGATGTTCCACGCTTGCATCTTCGGGCGGGCAACGAAGGGCATCCATAGCACGCTCTAATTTACTATCCAGATTCCAGGCATCAGTTGCATCGATAATATCCTGCAACTCTCCCTGACGTGCAAATAGCTTGTCCATCTTATCAGCATCCTCGTAGTATTCAGGCAAACCAAACTTCTGATTGATCTCTTCATACTCAGTCAATGCATCTACAATGGGCTGCACACCTTCCATTACAATCTCTTTTACAGTTTTTGTAGGATCCAGATAAGGCTCCTGAGCCAGATAGCCTACTGAGTAACCCGGTGAAAATACCACTTCGCCCTGATAAGACTTGTCCAACCCGGCGATAATCTTCAGCAAGGTAGATTTACCGGAACCATTCAAACCGATGATACCGATCTTTGCGCCATAGAAGAACGAAAGATAGATGTTCTTCAACACCTGTTTATTGTTCTGCTGAATGGTCTTGTTCAGCCCTACCATAGAAAAGATAATCTTTTTATCGTCAACTGTTGCCATAAAGTTTTAAGTGTATTATATTAATAATGTATTTACTTTAATACTATGCAGCGCTCTTTGCAATCTGCCACAAAACTTTGGCAAAGATAAGAAAAAAAGAGAAATCCTTTTGCTTTTTCAAAAAATGTCTCTATCTTTGCGCCCGCTTAACAGCGATAAAGGTCTGATTCGCTAGCTCAGCAGGTAGAGCACAACACTTTTAATGTTGGGGTCCTGGGTTCGAGCCCCAGGCGGATCACTTTTAAGAGATTGAAAATCAAGCGGTTATCTAGAACAGATAATCGTTTTTTTCTTTATATACACTATATTTTGCTACGTTTGTGTAAACCAGTGTGTAAACCGGAAAACCGAATGAGCGAAACAATTAAAATGCTGTGTTACAAATCAAAAACTCTTAGTAATGGTGAACATCCTCTGATGCTATGCGTCTGTAAAGACCGCAAAAGAAAGTTTCAAAGTCTTGGTATATCCATAAAAGCGGAATTATGGGACTTTAAGACAAACCAACCAAAGGACAAATGTCCGAATCGTGAAAGAATAGCCGTTTGGAAAATCCAGTGTAAGCTGCCCCCTAAAACCAAGCGATTCTGCCCCCTTGTGCTAAAATAATCCTACCCCCTTGATTCCAATATAAAAATACCCCTGCTTAGCAATGCCCGGCAGGGGATTTTTCGTAGATTTGATTCCCGTCTTGACCGGTGGGATAAAATCATTTCTACTATGACAACAAAGATAGCAAACATCCTCCAATGTTACGCATTGGGGATGGGGATAAAGCAGATAAGCAGGAGCTTTGAGCTTTCCCGCAACACGGTGCGCAGATATGTGCGCCTGTTTCAAGAGTGTGGTATACCGATAAAGGAGTTGGCCGCCATGCCTTCCGCTCGCATCCAGGAAATGTTCTCTGAAGGTGTTGGCCGTAACAGGGAACCGTCACAACGCCAGCTTGAGCTTGAGGCACTCCTTCCTGAGTATGCTGCCCGGCTTAGCCGCCGAGGCGTAACAGTGAAAACCCTGTACGAAGAGTACCGCGAGACCCATCCTGACGGATACAGACATGCCAGTTTCGGCAACTATCTCATGCGTTACCGTATGGTGACACATGTCGTAGGCCATGTCGAGCATTATGCCGGAGACCAGATGTATATCGACTTCGCCGGTGACAAACTGGAAGTCGTTGACAGTGAAAGCGGTGAATGTCGCAGCGTTGAAGTGTTCGTGGCCATACTTCCGTGCAGCCACTATACCTATTGTGAGGCGGTCTGGTCCCAGTCAAGGCAGGACTTGATTAAGGCGTGTGAGAACGCGCTTCATTTTTACGGCGGGGTTCCGATGGCGATCGTACCAGACAACCTCAAATCGGCGGTAACCCGCAGCGACCGTAACGAGCCGGTAATCAACGAGGAGTTTGCGGCATTTGCCGAACACTACGGATGTACCGTATACCCCACACGGGTACGTCATCCAAAGGACAAGGCCTTGGTGGAGAATGCCGTGAAGCTGCTTTACCGATCCGTCTACGCTGACATCGAGGGTCTTGTATTCCACTCGCTGGAGTCTCTGAATGCGGCCATATCCGAATCGCTCTCGGCCTTCAACGGACGCAGGATGAGCGGGCGTCCCCAGTCCAGACGGGAACAGTTCGAGCAGATTGAGTCCGACTGCCTCCGCCCGCTTCCCGCCATACGCCATCAGATGAAAGAGCGACGCTCCGCAACAGTAATGCGTAACGGCTATGTCACCTTCAGGCTTCACCATTACAGCGTACCGAAAGAGTATATAGGCAAACGTGTCGAGATTGTCTATGATGCGGACACGCTGGAAATATATCATGGCCTGCGTCTGGTGACCACACACCAGCGCGATGACACGCCATACTCCTATACGACCAAGGATGCCCACGGACTGCCCGGACGTCATGGAAGTTATGAAAAGGATCTGGAACAGATTTACGAACGGGCCGGCCAGACAGATAACGTCCTGCGGCTGTATCTGCGCAAGGTGGCGGAACTCAAGAAGTATCCTCCCGCGGCGTTCCGTTCATGCAGAGGCATCATGGCGTTGGAGAAGACCTTCGGGCTGGAACGGTTGGTGGCGGCAAGCGCATGCGCCACGCAACTGCGCCTATACGGATATCAGGAGATAAGGCGGATCCTTGAACGCGGGGATGATGCAGACTTCCTGTCAAAAGACGACATCGACGATGAGGTCCCCGTAACATCTATCCACAAAAACATCCGCGGAGCAGCCTACTTCGCACAATTAAAACATTTAAATAGAGACAACAATGGAAACAAATAATCTTACCGCACCGATAGCTGTCGAAAAAGACCGCAACACGTTGACAATCGAACTGATGAACCGTATGAAGCTGCACGGCATGGCCGCCGCCTTCACTGAAAGCCTGACCTCCACTATGGCAGAAACAATGACAATCGACTCTTTCCTGCACATGTTACTTGCCAGGGAATGGGACTACCGTGCCAATGCAGCCATCCAACGCCTTATACGCGGGGCGGCGTTCCGCTACAAGGCCTGCCTCGAGCAGATAGACTATGCAATCCCGCGTGGCCTTGACCGCAATCAGATGGAGCGGCTTGCATCGCTGGAGTTCATCCGCAAGGGACAGAACCTCTTCATCACAGGGTCATCCGGTACCGGGAAGAGCTTCCTTGCCACAGCAATGGGGTATGAAGCCTGCAAGAAGGGCATACGGACATATTATGCGAATGCTCCGAAACTTATGGGTACGCTTAAGGTGGCAAAAGTAAAAGGCACACTGGAATCGGAACTCAAGAGAATCGAACGGAGCACGCTGCTCATATTGGATGACCTCTTCCTTGTGAACCTTGATGCCAAGGAACGCCCCATCCTGCTCGATATAATAGAGGACCGACATGGGCGCAAGTCCATCATCATCACCTCGCAACTGCCAACGGACAATTGGTATGATGCAATCGGAGACCCTACAGTAGCAGATGCCATTATGGATCGTATTATACATACGGCGCACCGGATTGAGCTGACAGGAGAAAGTGTCCGTAAAATGGCTGCATACAGAGGGAAATAAACTAAAATAATAATAACCCCATCGGTCAAGACTTTTTAAGGGGGCATTGTTGAATGTTTTAAGGGGGTAGAATCGCTTGGTTTTAGGGGGCAGCTTACACTGGATTTTCCAACATAGGTACACCGGAATTCGCAGACACACCTGCACCCACAAACATAACGAGCTTACCCTGTTTACTTGCTTCTTGTATATGCAATATATTTGACAATTGTATATTTTCCATATGAAAATAAGATATTAATTATATGAATCTGTTTAACTCTTCTACCAACAAATAAACAGTAGTGGAAGACTCTTGTTGTGCCGGGTTATTCCCATCAAATTGTTTCATGATAGTTTTAGCATGATTAATAGCTTGTTCTTGTTTAGGGAATAAAGCATTAAACATTTTAAAGCTTACACCCGACTTCTTTGTATAAGCAAATCCGAGCAAAGTACTCAACATTTTTTCATATCTGGAACGATGCAAAGCCCCTTGATACAGATTAAAGTGAAGTAAGAACCAAAATTCAAAGGCCTGATTACTATAAGCCACCTCAAAACCATTTTGGCGTGCTAATAGTATAGCAGAGTTAAAGTCATTTTCTGGAAAATCATCTTTGTCAAAGACCACCCAATTCTGATTGTATGTCCTTCCTTTTTGCCTTTCCTGCTCTTTTATATTGATAGCTTTCTGTACTAATGCTAATGTTCCCATGCCTTGACCGATAGCTTTCACATTGGCAGAAGTCAAGCGGAAAGCATTAAAATAGTCCGGCTCAGTATTAACCCCTTCGCAAATAATCAGAAATGTTTGTTTCACTTCACGCACACCACTGATACGGGTTATTTTTCTTTCGATACGCGGATTTATATTTTTCCTTTTTGTAGCCGCCATAGTTTATTTTTCTTGCGTATTAAACAAACGGGTTAAATCTCCGACAATTGGAATAGCTCCGTACTTTCCGGATAAGTAATCTTTTTCAAACGAAGCATCATTACGAACTTTATACTCTGCTAATGAATAAAGTTCGGTTGCCCCATAACGGTCTTTTTGTGTGAACCAAATCTGATCCCGTCGGAATATATTAGCACTCAACAAATTAGTATCGTGAGTAGTGAAAATCAATTGAGCATTTTTCGGATTTGTTTCTTTTGAATTAAACAAGGCAATAATTCTACACGTAAGAAGTGGATGCATCTTAGAATCAAATTCATCTATAATCAGACGCTTTCCATTATCCAAAGCATCAATAATAGGATATGCTAAAGAAAAATACTTTATTGTACCTTCCGATTCATTTTTCCTGAATGGGAAAGTAACAGCTTTGACTTCATTACCTTCATCATCGTACTGCGTATGCGTACTGACAATAGTATTATCAATTTTTTCAATATTCTCAATACCTAAATCAGCATAGCGTGAAAACTCTACAATTCTCTGTTTCATTTTGATGTCATCCAGTTGGATAGTGGCGGTATTCCATATCTTCTCATCATTAGAACCAGAAATAATAGTGGTATCGTTCAACCATTTCATTATCTCCACTGCTGTCGGATCATTAAATTGTGCCGCAACAGAAAGCAATAATGCATTCGCTCTCACCATTCGTTTACCTGCAAGCTCTTTACCAACGACAAACTTGGTATGAATATCGAAGCTATCTTTTTCCCGGTAGAATAGTTCCACCTCCTTAGCCCTCTTTTTATTAACTTTTTGATAGAGCCATTCCGAATGTACCAAAGAATTATCAGCTTCAAATCCATAACGATATTGATTATCTTCATCACAGAATATGGCTTCAAAATAACTTGGTTCACCCGCAGTAAGCGAGTTTAACCGGAAACTTTCTATATTAACACGTTCCCCTGCCTGAATATCTTTCGACGAATTTATCACATACCACTTAAAAAACTCAAAAGCCTTAATGAAATTGGATTTACCGGATGCATTGGCACCATAAACCACCGCACTCTTCATTAACGATAATCCGGCAGTCCCTACACTAAAGATTATATCTTCAGCCGGAACCTGTACTTCTTTCAAAGCCGATGCCGCTAATGACAATATAGATTGTTCTTTGAAAGATAGAAAATTTCCTATTGTAAATTGAATAACCATACTTTAATTGCTTTATTCGAGATTTTATCACAAATATAGCTTTTATTTTTCAAAAAAGGACACCTGTCAGATGAATTATATTATTTTATGCCTAACAACATGTATTCCTACTTTCATTTTCAAATTTTCGGCAGTATTTACCTGTTACTGCCAAAACTTTGAAAAAATATCCCATCCTATCATCACGACAGTACGGGATACACACACAACGTCAGGTTATCGGCTAAATCTGCTTAAATGGAAATTACAACAACCTAAATATCTTCTGTTACTTCGTTCTCACCATCGGACAACATACCATCCTCTGTACGTTCATCTTCCTTACATTCTTTCGTTTTGCCTTTCCCTACATTCTCCCCATCGAAATACCTCCGTATAAACTCGTGCAAGTCCTTCTCCCTATAATACGTCTTATGCAGGATCGTATGATACTTCAACCCATTATCCCTATACCGTTGCAGTGTCCGTTTGCTGATGTTCAGCAGCAGGCAAACCTCCTGGTTATCGTACAGCCGTTCCCCGTTCAGGTAATTTTGCGGCTTCTTGTCCTTCTTGTCCAGTGCACCTACAACTCTTTCCACTTGTTCGAGCAACCGTTCCATATACGCCTCGAATGTTTCTTTATCCAATGGTATCATAAGCCCGCCTGTTTTAAGTTCCCGATGATATAATAACTCTGGTTCGACGGGTCTTTCCGTATGATTTCCTTTTCCCGCATGAACTTGATATAACTTTTCGCCGTGCGTTCCTTCACGTCCAGTATCGCTTGAATCTGTTCCGCCAAATCCACATAAGTAATAAAGTCCTGCCGTCCGAAAATATCCCGTGCCACCGCCACGAGTTCATCCTCTTTCCGCTTCTCCTTTTCCTCTTTCGGCTTTTCCCCCAGATACACGTGCATCCCGGCATCCTTATCCCATGCAAACTGCATGATAGGCACATCCAGCGGGCTACCGTCACGCACCTTCAGCGCCTTCACCACCGACACCGACGGATCAGTATCTTTCTCTATCGAGAGGATAGCCGCCGCCTTTCGTTGCAACTCACTACCCAGATGCCCGCGCAACTTCAGCCCCGAAGGAATAAAATGCAGGATAGTAACGATACAAGTATTGTAAATCCCCGCCAGCCGGTACAATTCCTCCACCACGGCAATACTTTCCGTTTCATCATTCGCACCCTTTATCAAGTCCGCAATCCCGTCAATCACCACCATGTGAATCCCCCGGAACTGATAATGAAACTTATCCATGCTTTGGATAATCGCCTGCAAACGCTCTTTCCGGCTCATTCCCGTCAGGCAATACGCTTTCAGGTATTCCGGCATCGTTTCCCGTCCGCAACGCCTTAAAAGGTTTGTAATGTTCTTGTACGTCTGCACCTCCGACTGTTCCGTATCATAAAACAGAATCGCCTTTCGCTTGCTGTTTTCACAAACCGACACCCCCAACGTATCCATCACCTTATCCTTATTCTTATCGGATTGTCCGATGGCACCGGCTATCAATGCCGTCACATAATTACTTTTTCCGGTTCCCTCACCACCGGTAATACAGAGGATATTCCCTTGCGTGCTTAACGGCACATCATTCACCGACACAACCATTTGTGCCACGGGCGGCGGATTATTAAAATCCACCTCACAAGATTTCAGAGCAGACATAGTTTCGCTGTATATTGTATCCAGATAATCCAGAAATAGTTTAATCAAATCCTCCCGGCTGTTTCCCAAACGGAAAAAGTCCGAAATATCCTTTTCCACCTTCGTTCCCGCCAGTGGCAGCAACAATCGTTTCACCCCATAGTTCTTCAACGCCAGTTCTTGTTTTGCCAAACTGTCCAGCCCCGCTTTATCCACATCATAGAGCAGGACAATATGTTTGAACCGGAAAGAGAGCCTATGAATAATCCCCACGGGAATAGTCACCGTTTCCGAATTGAAGCAGATAGCATGAAACCCGTGAACCGTCAGGCTCATCACGTCCTTCTCACCACCCGTAATAAAGAGCAAATCCCCCTTAGCAGGCAACTGTTCCAGCCCAAAGCAGTAATTTTCCCCAAAATCCCCGGCATATAAAAAGCGCATCTCCGAGTGCGGGCGGTACACCTTCACATATTGCTTTGCAGTATATCCGAATACCGGTTCTTTATCCGTCGCCACAATGCTGAACGGTTTCCCTTCGTTATTCTCGCTGCTGAACTTCTTCAACGAAACCACCCGGAACAATTTCAGCACCTCTTGCGTGATACCACTTTCTCCCCAAAAGGCAAGTTCCGCAGCCGTAAAGCTCTTTTTTCGGTACATGTGTAACTTCCGCAATCACCGGAACAGATGTAGTAGAGGAAATTCTCATTTCGGACTTGTCAGATAAGCCCAAGTGCATATCCCGATCAATGATAGCCAGTATTTGCACAAAGTCTTTAGGTTCTTTACAATTCAGTCCGTTTAGCTTGCCGACCAACGCAAAACAGTCCCCCGAATAATCATCATTTCCGAAATCCTTCATTTTGTACATTCCGTTTCTCCGGTCAAAATACACATTACACGAAGCCTTGCTATCTTTGTACAGCGGATTTAAGAAATTACGTCCGAGTTTAAAAGAGAAAGGGATATAATACTTGAAAACCGCCAACCCCTTATCCGTTAGCAGAAGAATATCCTCTTTATCCATTCTCGTTATCATTCAAGAAATAATTCCTCCGAAAATTCTCCCTATCCTGTGGTTTGCATTTGATGATGCGTTCATTCAGTCCCCGTTCTATTTCCGAAAGTTTATAAAGACACCGCCCTCTCAGCATAGAGTAACTTATCAGGTTTTCGTTTCTCAATCGTTGTAATGTGCGTGTACTTATATTCAGGGCATCCGCCACCTGATTAGTATCCAGCCACACCTCATTTTCCTCTTTGGGCATAACCTGTGCCTTTGCCACGAAGTCGGCAATTCGTTGAATTTTCCCGACAAGGTCTTTATACACCTTGCTATCCATTGTTATTACTTCCATATTACAGTTATCATTTTAATTTGCTGCAAAGTTCATCCAATAGTGCCGGAGCATTTGCCAACTTGTTACCAACTTGGCATAACTTTTTTTTCAATATCTGAATATGTAGCATAGCGGGAGGGAGGTACAGTGCAAGTCAGAAT
The nucleotide sequence above comes from Bacteroides intestinalis DSM 17393. Encoded proteins:
- a CDS encoding AAA family ATPase — protein: MVIQFTIGNFLSFKEQSILSLAASALKEVQVPAEDIIFSVGTAGLSLMKSAVVYGANASGKSNFIKAFEFFKWYVINSSKDIQAGERVNIESFRLNSLTAGEPSYFEAIFCDEDNQYRYGFEADNSLVHSEWLYQKVNKKRAKEVELFYREKDSFDIHTKFVVGKELAGKRMVRANALLLSVAAQFNDPTAVEIMKWLNDTTIISGSNDEKIWNTATIQLDDIKMKQRIVEFSRYADLGIENIEKIDNTIVSTHTQYDDEGNEVKAVTFPFRKNESEGTIKYFSLAYPIIDALDNGKRLIIDEFDSKMHPLLTCRIIALFNSKETNPKNAQLIFTTHDTNLLSANIFRRDQIWFTQKDRYGATELYSLAEYKVRNDASFEKDYLSGKYGAIPIVGDLTRLFNTQEK
- a CDS encoding helix-turn-helix domain-containing protein yields the protein MIPLDKETFEAYMERLLEQVERVVGALDKKDKKPQNYLNGERLYDNQEVCLLLNISKRTLQRYRDNGLKYHTILHKTYYREKDLHEFIRRYFDGENVGKGKTKECKEDERTEDGMLSDGENEVTEDI
- a CDS encoding toprim domain-containing protein; amino-acid sequence: MTQEVLKLFRVVSLKKFSSENNEGKPFSIVATDKEPVFGYTAKQYVKVYRPHSEMRFLYAGDFGENYCFGLEQLPAKGDLLFITGGEKDVMSLTVHGFHAICFNSETVTIPVGIIHRLSFRFKHIVLLYDVDKAGLDSLAKQELALKNYGVKRLLLPLAGTKVEKDISDFFRLGNSREDLIKLFLDYLDTIYSETMSALKSCEVDFNNPPPVAQMVVSVNDVPLSTQGNILCITGGEGTGKSNYVTALIAGAIGQSDKNKDKVMDTLGVSVCENSKRKAILFYDTEQSEVQTYKNITNLLRRCGRETMPEYLKAYCLTGMSRKERLQAIIQSMDKFHYQFRGIHMVVIDGIADLIKGANDETESIAVVEELYRLAGIYNTCIVTILHFIPSGLKLRGHLGSELQRKAAAILSIEKDTDPSVSVVKALKVRDGSPLDVPIMQFAWDKDAGMHVYLGEKPKEEKEKRKEDELVAVARDIFGRQDFITYVDLAEQIQAILDVKERTAKSYIKFMREKEIIRKDPSNQSYYIIGNLKQAGL
- a CDS encoding helix-turn-helix domain-containing protein, giving the protein MEVITMDSKVYKDLVGKIQRIADFVAKAQVMPKEENEVWLDTNQVADALNISTRTLQRLRNENLISYSMLRGRCLYKLSEIERGLNERIIKCKPQDRENFRRNYFLNDNENG